From Palaemon carinicauda isolate YSFRI2023 chromosome 41, ASM3689809v2, whole genome shotgun sequence:
CTTGCAGGTTCTGTCCTGTGcagtataaagaaaattaattcctTAGGGGATCCAACTTATGTTCCTCCCGAAGGGAAGGATACTATACTGGGCCTCTTCTGTGGCACTTCCAGACCCACCAAGAATTGGATAGCCTTGCCTTAGTCAAGGGGGTTAAGGGAGCCAAGAAGAAGGCCTTAGCTTAGGTAGCAGGAATTTCCCAGTCCCTCGGGAGTTAAACCGTCCCATTTGCTTCCTCCACCTTATGCACAACAGAGAAAATATTACAAGATAATATACAATGATCTGTCTCCTCTGCTGTTAGATCCAGCGACTGACTTTAGCACTAACACAGAACATGACTTGAAAAGTTGGCAGCATTACTGGTGAAGTTCTCGGCGGCGAATGCCGTGAACATGTTGCGAGTTGCAAAGTGTTCTATGCAGGCCGCTTCATGGTTGGACTACTGGTTAGGCTTGGTAAGATAACGTATCTCTTTAGTAACGAAGATTTCTCTTCTTAGCAGAAAAGGTAGGCAATGTCCACATTTTTGCTTTCTGGTTCCAGGATGCTGGAGTTCCTGACGCAACTTGGTAAACCAGTGGACCAAATGGATTCTGAAACGTGATGCCTTCGTCTCAAGATTCTAAGAGCATGTGCCGAGGAAAGAGGCACTCTAGCTGAGCAACGCGTTGATTCAAGGTTCTTCCCTGTTGAATGTGGAAAACATTGATGCAGTTGCTGAGCATTGGAGGAAGGCgagtcaagactccctccttcatagggcgaTGGCATCACGCTCTTACTCCTTGACACCACCTACGTAGAGCTTCTCCAGCAAAACGTCAGGGGCAGAAGAGAGGGTCGAATGCCCCCAAGCAATCCACCTTCAGGAAGCAAAGCCCCAAGCAGCCCTTTCATGCTAGAAGGTCGCAAGGGAGAGGAGGTAAACGTTCACCGATGGGAGGATACCTACAGGGCAGGTGGCAGAGGTGGATGGTACATGGAGCCAAACCTTGAACGGTTTGGGTGGATGGTACACGGAGCCAAACCTTGGACGGTTTCCGTCCTTTGCATGTGTCaccttgagctctttactcatacttggGCTGCCAGCACCTATCCCCCGGTAAtccctgcctgcaatcaaaagtcaTGTCATATaaccagtgtgtgtatgtgtgtggtctaTCCCCCGCTAATTAGCGGCTAGGGGTTTTACCTCActaaaacttttaaagttttatgGCTTGTTTCAGCTTTGCTAAAGTACTGTTATATATCCATAGTAAAAAGCTcatggtttgtatagttaagaaaaatacaaattactttcaaatttttcgTATTGAGGTGTCCTGTCTGAGGAAATAACTTGGTGCCCCTGTACTAGAATTTTGTTATAAAAGAGTCAAGCTATCACCTGAATACTTCTAGTCAACTCATATAGGCCAAAGGATTTATCCTAAATTAAGTGGTACAGTATACAGTAGTGGAAGTGGTATCTCATAACAGGGAGCCATACTAGAATAATTTATTACAGTACTGTGTATGGTATTGTAGTGTTTGTTGCATATCCATATTTCCATTTTATCTTATACTGTTTTAACTAgtgcattgaattttttttttatttttcaggaatTAGGCCATCATGTTTTATGCACATTTTGTATTGGCCAAAAAGGGGCCGCTGGCCCGTATTTGGTtagctgctcattgggacaagaaaCTAACCAAAGCTCATGTATTTGAAACAAACATTGAAAAATCAGTGGATGGCATCCTACAGCCAAAGGTAGGTGTTAATTGCTTTGTTCTTTTTGCTAATTTTTAGGCTATATAGAATTAAGCTTCAGTTTTGTTCATGTTATTTGCAGtagctaattactgtactgtacttggttACAGAAAGTTAATATGGTATAAATACTATTATATTTTTGAATACAGTATACAGGAAATGGATAAACCTAAACTTTTGGTTTGTATAATTTagaatataattctttttaaaacAGGTAAAAATGGCATTGCGAACATCAGGCCATCTACTCTTGGGTGTGGTCCGTATCTACTCAAGAAAAGCTAAATACTTGTTAGCAGATTGTAATGAAGCTTTTGTCAAAATTAAAATGGCCTTCCGTCCTGGAATGGTAGATCTTCCAGAAGACATAAGAGAAGCAGCTGTTAGTGCTATCACTTTGCCTGAAGTTTTTCATGACTTCGATACAGCCATGCCTGAACTAAACGATGTTGATATCCAGGCACAGTTTACGTTGAATCAGTCAAGAGCAGAAGAAATCACCATGAGGGAGGATTATGGCAATATTTCTTTAGTCACTGGAGATGATGGGTTTGGTGATATGGGCTTTGAGGAACCTCCAGATATTATGAGGGATGCATCGCCTATGGACCAGACACTTGATCACTCTAATCTCATTTTTGGTGAGGGAACTCCATTAGATAAAGAGAAAGAAGCAAATGTCTCTAAAGACCAGGATTCAAGATTGGCTCCTGGCCGTGCTGATACTACAGCTTTAGATTTAGAGGCACCCATTCGTGATGATGGTTTTGGAGGTAATTTGGGTCAAGATATTATTGCTGGGGGCTTATTTGAAGGTGGTCTATTTGATGACACTCCTATTGGTGATGGTCCTAGTCTTGATGAACCCAAAGAGGAAAGACATGATGATTCTGATGATGATGCTGGAGACCTAGATAGGTTTGGAGGCCCCCCATCTGTTGGCCCACCAACCTCTGATGATGGATCTAGGCCATCATCtccaaaacctgaggttcaggatCCAGCAGAAACTGCTGAAGCACCCCCAGCAGAAAATTTGGAAACACCTGCTCAAGATGCTAATGATGAATCTGCTGGCCATGAGCAGACAACACTACTTCAGAATGAAGAAGAAAGCTTTGCCTTGGCTCCGGTTGATGCCTCAGCCATCAAATCTGGATGGCCAAGAGCAAAGAGAAAGAGGAAACTTATAGTTGATGAAGTGAAGAATATCTCTGGAGAGGAGATGAAGGCTCAGCTTTCAGACACCACTGACATTGTGACTACTCTTGACCTTGCTCCTCCTACAAAACGTCTGATGCACTGGAAGGAAACTGGGGGGGTTGAAAAGCTATTTGCTCTCCCAGGAAGACCGATTCATGCTCGACCCCTGGCACGAATTTACCAACGTCACCTTACATCTGAACCATCACAAAATGAAGATTTTGGTATGGCTGGAGACCGAGAGGTTGAAAACCTTAGTTTGGAAGTGGTAAGTTTTTACTAAAGTTTTATGGTTTAAGATGAAGTTTTGTGTGAGATACTGTAATGggtatgcattgtatatatatttttaatgtttagtTTTGCTGTTTAAAAGATTAAccgaatataaaattataaaaaattctttTAGGTCCGTGAATCAGATGAAATAGAAATTATTCCTGTCAAACCAACTAGGGGACGTCCACAGAAGAGAAAACAGGCTGAAATGGATATGGATGATGAGGAAGAGGTGAGTGTATAGTATTCATTTAAGATTATTTTAGTCAAATGCCCAAAATTAGTTCTTGCACAAGTACAAACTCGTCAAGTAATAGCTATATGCTTTAATTGAATTGGGGTTCTTTGGTTAAAACTTTAATAAGGTGACGGTACCTCAACTTTTTAGCTACGTCTTTGGTATTCGCAAATTTCTTACACTTCGGAAAGGCTATATTTGACAACAAATTTAATTGCACAAATTTTTCAAATACAGCTTAATGTTAAAAACACAGTCAAAATGTGAAATATTGCATTAAAAATTGACCAGTAGTATTACAGTAAAAAGTACCCAAAGAGCACAAGTCGAATTGTGTAATATTGCATTGAAAATTGTCTAATTTAATACTTAACAGTATTGAAAATAGCCAAAGAACATGAGTCAGAACTGAAATTTAGATTTACAAATTACCAAATACAGAGTAATATTAAAATGCGCTAGTCAAAACGGGAAAACTGGCATTATAGATCAACAAATAATACTCCATATCACTATTAAAATAGCCAAAGAACACAAGTCATAACATGAAACTTAAGGAGATAGAAATCAGAAAATAATGCTATATTATAAGTTAGGAAAATATATCAACAATACTTTGTTAATTATATGTGAGCATATTCTCGATACCGTCAGCACCTTGAGGTCAGCTGAcgacaaaaccaaaataaagataATCTTACATTGCTGTTGTTAAAGTACACTTTGAACAAATGACCCAccttctcccaactgtttaaggttgaaaacaagggcctcatgactaacatggtcaaaggcagcactaaaatcaaggccaatcacacaaacttcctgaccacaatcaagggatttctgtacagcattggagattgtaagaagggcatcacatgctccaagacctttacgaaaaccaaattgcaaactagggaacagatgattaccttcagcaaacctattaagacgttttgcacaGAGAAGTTAAAAAACTTAGATAATATGgaagctatggaaattgggcggtaatgagTTGGATTTGTGcgactacaaacacatttacatagtagagtaacattaccaattctccaataagtgctagaagctcctcttcttgctaacttgcgcaatataacagataactttggagctaagaaatctgtagtctttataaaaaacgaaggaaaaatgccatttcGGTCTCCATAAGCATCAGCTGACAACGTTGAATGTCGTGTTTTTATAAGCCTAGCCTACTATTGAACATAGATTAAAGCAAAGTATTAATTTATTCCTTGTGTAGTATTTTATTGAGACTTTTTAAAGAAGCAAAGATTTTTGTTTATTGTTCTAAATTAATGTTTATATTGTATAGCATCAGAGAATTATATGTCCaagtaattactaataataatagctataaacacACTGAATGAAAACTATGATAGCTTATAGCATATTGGTGCTGATGCTATATTCATTgtgatgttttgaataagttgagaaattataattttattttaatgctgtatTAAACTATGATTGAGTATGGTTAGTTCCAATCTTATCCATATTTCCCTTGATGTTTTAAGGATAGAGTAAAAGTAGTTTTCTTAAGGTTATATTGCATGAATCGTCTTTGGGAATTTATTTCCTATTGTTGGATGTGAAGACATAATGCTTCGTGCCAAGGTTTTAGGTTATTTTTTTAATCCAGTCATTCACTTTCATAGTGTCCTCTTATTCGATTATAAGGTTATCCTTTATCTGGAAAGAATATTCTAAATAATAGTTGGAATTAAAGGTGTGTCAAGTTGTTTTGAGTCTACTTTGGATTGAAAGTCTTGCAGTCTACTACAGTATAGCCTAACATAATAATGTAGTACGGAATGCATTATTTTTCTTGTTGTTCAATTGATAAAACTTTGAAGATCGATAAAAGTTTTCACAGctattttctttttgaagaaatTTATTGTTACAAGATATTTCAGTAGTCAATGATTGAATTGCATTTGACAAATTACTCATATTTTGCTCTACTTGTTTCTTTGTTCATTCAGTTGCAAGTGTTGAATGTTACGACCAGAAGTCGATCAGAAGCTGCTTCCGAACGTTCAGATTTGAACAACCAGATTATGTCTCCGCAAGCGCCTCAGACGCCAGCAGCCCCAGCTCCTGTTGAGGAGCCTCAGCCACCAACGCCTGCTGCGCCTCCGCCTGAGCTCATCACTATTGACGAGGTAAACACAGGACTTTACTGGATCTGGCGTAGATATGTAAAGTACACTATAATTGTTAATTTTCATATTACTTGTACATCAATTCTGGTGACAttatagtataccaagtatcaGGATAATTATTTCTTTAAGACTGGTTCTCGGTAGAATGTGGCACTTAATGATTAATTTCTTTTAagcaatttttattataaaaattattcaaatgaaattcaaattatatttatttctttcatcttattgTTAACAAAAACATGATGGTGACAAAACTATGTTTAATTCGTTATAGAGAATTTCTTTTGAGTATACACTGTTATTAATAATGTCATTTTGACAGCCTGTTGAGGTTGCTGCACCACATACTCCAGCACCCGCAACACCAGCTCCTCCTCCTGCTGATATTGCAGACATCCCCTCAGTTGCACCGCAGACCCCAGCACCTGCAACACCTGCAGCACCCCCTCTCCAGAGTCCAACATCTGTCCAACCAGAAACACACGAAGCAAATCAGGTATTTGTTTATTCACATGTCTGTTGGCAAATGTTTTTCCTAATAGAAAGTTTTATTCATGCAAGTGCATATGTATTTGCATTTTAAGAAACTTGATCATGCTAACATTCAAATCTAATTCTTGTAGGGCTGTGAATGTGAAACTTGGGTTTTAGTTGTATATTTCATCTTCACCATATTTAAGTTTAATAAGGTTAGGACAAAATTAGCAAATTTCAAACAGGTATATTCATGTGTACTTGTGTACTTATTTGCAGTTACCAAGATTGATTTGAAGATTTAGAATCATTATGGGtgttcaaatacctttattttcttCTATTGAATTTGGTTTGATGTCAAGAGGCCTGTTTGTTTAGGTTtggataatttttttcctttcctgtatTCAGGGTTACTTTTGAGAAGTCAATAGTTCTTTTCATATTAAGACCAATATTGATCACCAAAGGTTTAGGAACAGGAATTTTTTACAATGGAAATAAGCATCAAGGGGTTTATATCAAATAGAAAAGTCTGTTTAATGGGTCAGTGAATCAATTTCTTAGTGTATTTATAATAGACATGAAGTGTCTTTTAATTGGTAAAGTTGTTTTGCCATTTACTATATGGCCTATATTTTGTTGTGTTGTTGAGGATCCACGCTATATATACATGTAGGACAAGTTTTGGTTATGTATCGAGTGGTTTTATTTCCTCAACATATCTTTATGGTAATTGCACAATAGATCCTAATTCCATTTAGTTGCTTCATCGTTCCAATCCTAAAATATTTGTTTGGCTTGAATTTAAAACTATCATACCAAGGTGTAATTGGTAACGGAACTCTGTAGCCAAGGAAGGTAATGCATTTGTTCGGGtattatttaaatgtaattttattttataaaaaccaTAAATATATCAATGGCACAGGAGCTTCCAGGTATTCCAGATTTTGTACTATTAAGCTGTAGTTGATGGATTTTTGTATTGTTCTAATATAACCctactatttggaaaagcatttaACAtgaatactgtatttataaaagGATTGAATTATTCATGTTTAACAAAATTGTAAGCAacattctaatcatttatttaattttagatTGTGTAACATATTTTATTAATATGATATTGTATATTTATCAGTCTTGCTGATCTTATTTGATTATAGACAGGTTCTTAAAGCAGTGGTTACTGGCATTGTTTTTGTTAAAAGTATTAAAATATTACTGTAACTTAATTGAAAAGTGACTTGTAAATCTGGCTTTAATATTGAAATTTAGATTTTTTCATCTTTAGGAACCTTCAAGGTTTCTATTCAGGGCTAGGAATTATGTATTTACTTTGTTGCCCTAATGTTTAGATTAGTTTGTTGAAAGTTTTAATTAGATTAGCTGATAGACCTGTCCTCTATTTATTGCTCTTATTTTGACCTAATAGTCTTTACCTTTTTCCTTTAAATGTTGCCAAGAATACACTTATGAACATGGGTTTCTTCCTGTTAGTGATTTATTAATGGATCTAAAATGCTTCATACCAGATAAATGGCAGATGTTGCATAACACATCTGGTGGCAATGCTAAGTTGAAACATTAAAGTAATTGTTGGGTTGTGGTGTTATTCATTAAAAAGGAACACCTCATAAAGGTGCTTTTAATATTCTGTCTTTGAATCAGTCCAACTCATTTTACCAATTACTATTTGATGAATAAACCCCAATCCAGTCCCTGAATTCAAACCTGTAGGTAGGCCATGTAGACCATGGGGAGAAGGTATAGAGAAGATGAAGACCTGATGAGAGTTTAGGCATTATGTACAAGGCAGCAGTGAGAATAACTAAATTTGTGTTCCCCAAAATCGAGAAAACTGGACTTTACATTTTTTACCCTTTTAAAGTTGATGTAGGCTTGGTTATGCTTACATTTGTGTTGATTCTATCCTCTTCGTTTCACTCTTCCAGCTCATTAAACATTTTGAGGATGTTCTTTATTCTACTATTAATTTGTTGATGAATAAGTTGTTAAAGTTAGTAGATAAACCAAAATTTGCAAGGAACAAGTAAATAGTATAACTTTAAAGGTTCTTTATTGATAAAATTTAgacattattttggattttttagcTTGGGCATGCATGTCTTGAATTCACACAAGTATAGTTTATAATTTTACACATGATATTTGGGATATTGGGTACCATGCACTATTATATAGTACCATTAATATTCAAGatttaatttctttactttttgtgACATTTTTGTATTGAGTacacttatattttttatttattagtgtACATGtcttatattttgttatttattagtGTACATGTCTTACATTTTGTTTGTTGAGTAACATATTTTGTGTTACATTGACTATACAGTACACTACATACTATATCTTTATtgtgtttttgtttaatttgttgttGAACctgtgtttttaatttttattatttctttttaatgttttgacTATTATTTATTAATACTTCACCCAGACACCAGCACATACCACTCCCTTCCAGTCCCCAGTGCATATGGAAACTGAAAACCTCGGCTACATTGAGGTAGGAAAATACTGTATGGAAGATGGGATGATTAGTAATTTCATAAGGACAAATATTTATTTCGTTTTGATTTATTGTATTTCATTTAGGTTGAGTAGCTAATAGATTATAAACAATTACACTGAAGTTTTTTACTTGGTGTAAATTTAACAAGTATGTCGGGTATTTTCTTAAGATACTGTAATCTTAATTGTTAGAGCATCGCTAGAGTCTGTTTATAGTTATGTTTAAGTTAGGATAATTTAGATGGTATAGAATAACAtcatttcaaatttatttattgatttaatttcaGACTGGTGTAATAGATTCTAAGGCAACATTTTTGTGATTATAAGTGTAAAATCTTTATTGGTAAAGGAAATTATTTAGTAATGATACTGTGAAATCAGTTTTCTTCAAATCGTAAGAATTTTTGCTTATTTCTTGCAAGATATTTTGCGCGAATTTAAGTCCGCGCCATTATAAAAGTAACATCTGAAAAATCTACATATTATTTTGCTTCTCACTTATTGTGATTTACTGTAACTGAATACAGTAATCAACTGATAATAATGCTTTTATTTACTAATTTagtattccatttatttttttatttctctttcaaaagTGTAATAATTTACTTTTGTCATCCATGTATCGAAACTGTACAACATGATATAACGTAGCGTATATACCActaattaattaaaacattttttgttttgttttattggcAATCAGTAAAAGATAGCATGCAAGACAATAATATGTTTAAATGTACTAATAAACTactagtacagtatactgtacacttTTGTGACAAATCCTTTCAGCGCGTGTATGACAGTATTACAGTCCCGCTTTTGAAAACCTCTTGACACCGTTTTTATTAGTTCCATTTCCGTGCGAGTTCAACCATATTTTATAACAGTGGACATGTCAGTTTGTTATTACCAAACACACCGCTGTAATTGACATAAATACACGCAACAGCACATGATTATGCACCCGTTCTGTTTAAAGATTTGGTTGAGGGGGGGATCCCATGGCTGAAATTGAAAATTTTCGACGTTTGCGCGAATTTTCATGCCAGCGAAATTATATGATACTATAGTACACTACAACATGTTATGTAGAGGTGATGTATACAGTATTATTAATTTGAAGAATAACCCTAATAAAAAGTTaatagaataaatgaatgaatgagcagtactgtactgtatatgaacatTGACCCTCACGTTACCTGTAGTAAGGAGAGCAGATGGCTtttcaattactgtactgtatgtcctTTCTTAGTTCCATAGTGATTTTAGAAACCTTTCTGATACTACTAAACTTAGGAGCTAATTGAACTATCTTTTTTTGGGCGAACGGTGCAAAACCTACTCATAAACTGGGTCAGATACGTTTGTCTCGTCAAGTTGTGCAACCTCAGGGATAGAAAATGTTAGAAAATTTTGTTTGTTCACCAAATTGTTTGAGTTCTGGGGTGTTTTATTTCTGTTGTTTTACTGTGTGCTGACCACCTTGATCTGTCAGCTGAACTATCCGATCACTTCACTTTTATCACCATTAAATGATATCCCCTTGCTAACCAATACAATTATATGTACAATATGCTAACAATGCCACGGTATTGTCTTGAACTTGTCTTAGGCTGACCATGGGCGGCCCTAATATTATATTGGTTTGCCGTGGTTAACAGTTTAaggtttgaatttaaaaaaaatcagaggTATCCGTTATAGATGTCACTCATTATTGGATAATTAGTTGTTTAGACTCTACATAGCTAAAGGAACAGTTTTTTACTTTATAAGCTCTCCTTTTCATTGTTATAAGTCTAAGAAGACAAGAGAACTGAAGTCATTGGTAGGTACATGTCCCCGTGTACGTTAAGCTAACAAGCTGAATCTTTTCCAACTTACACATTATTGTTACTTACGGGAGTTTTTTTGTATCCTGAAGACGAGTTGTAATAATTGAAtttatcttaaaattaaaatttttcaattttttttttttgtacagaatCAACCTCCTTTGGAGAACCGTGAATATGAGAATGCCCATCCACCTGCCAATACTCCTGGAGCTCACTCTGATGGAGGACCTCGCTCTGTATATTCTGAACATCCAAACACACCAGGACCTCAAACAAGagtagaagaggaggaagaagaagtagGTCTTTGATTTATGAGTATTTGTTTTAAGGTTTATTAAGATATTTATTCTacgattatttttcatatatgaattaattttttatagATATAGTAAAATTTATCTAATACAATATTATGTTACTGTTCATAAttttaaaattctatatttttatcaataacctTCACTCAAGTCTTATCAACCAGAGGATATTGTttgattagttttaatttttttaatatggtataacatattttatgaattgattttaaattttgaaatagataaaGATTTAATTTTGATGTGGCATTAATGGCTTTACTAATTTGTAatttatagacatgtatatatgtgttatgtgtTTTAATTACAGGAGGAGCAGGCTGATGATGAAACATACGAACAGTTTGAAGAAAGAGTCGTTAACAAGAGAGCAGCTCATATGTTCCATACAATTCGCAGGAAAATTGGCCCAAGTAAAAGTAACAAAGGCAAGGAAATCAACTTCAACGAGTTTGTGCAGAAAAACAATAGAAAGCAGGTAAGTAAATTTTTGTGTAGTAACATCCTGAAGAAATCAGGATGAGAACGTATGCAGATACAATCAAAATTTTGATGGGTTTCTTTGGTTAATTGGaagtattttaacccttttacccccaggctctttggaaatttccaacccttaacccccaagggttttttttttccccagcacattttgctgtactgtatatatttttttaaattgctctaacagccttaatttttgtcatagagaggtcaggttggtctcattctcttggaaaatgcctgaattttctcgaaaaattatcaaaaatatgaaaaaaaaatttttatatcattttttttgcaaggacgtaccggtacgtccatgggggttaagggatgagttttgtgaaacgtaccagtacatcctttgggggtaaaagggttaataaatatgTTCCCAAAGTTCATTGCATTATTCTTTTGAAAGTGGAAATTTTTTATagcaaaattaaaaactaaaaatgttTCCTTAATGCACGATGTCACCTTCTCAACCCACGTAATAGCCCCAGGAAGAGTTGCCAAACTGTAAATTACTGTCACTTGCACAAGATCTTTTGATTCTGAATTACAGTGAATTAATTGATTTCTCTAAAtcgtggattttttatttttcttattgtaccTTTGTTTCTACAAGATCAAGGTACATATAAAACGAGATTTTGTAATTAGTAATTCTACACATGTGGAATATTGCTTGAGCATTAATAGACTTGCTGTTTTCCTCACGTGTGGGGTCcgattgtactattattattattattactagctgttATTGAGATAGTAAACTTTTGATCAAACAAATTTTAGGTTATTTGATAAATAATACCATAATAGGAACATATCTATTTTTTAATGCTTCTGCTCCTAGCAGATCACACATTTCTGGTCACAAATTTGACAATAGAACTTTTGTGAAGATTAATACTGGAAATTATTACTACTCCAAGAGTTTTGTTTAATGATTCTGTATGATTGGTGGGCACTGCTGCATTAGAAGTAAACCTGTTTATGCTGTAGACAAACTTTTGTGCTGGAGGCTTTTCCTTGCTTGGCCTTTAGGGAGCAATTAAAGTGAAATTAGGAGGAATTTAGCCTTATTGTTCCTAGAGTGATTAGGTAACTTTCTGGCTAAATGGGAAAAAAATTGTGGGAATAAGTAGATGATCAGCTCAGACAAATGGAATTTAGTTCTAGAATCTTTCAGGATTTTATTGATAGGCAGTTTGTCACCCAATGTGATTGGAGGGTCAGAGGTTAAACTTATCCATGGTGtcatgcagtaaaaaaaaaaaaacccctgaGGGAAGCCTCTATACATAGTGTTGAAGTTGTGTCTTGTTTGTCATTCAGAAGACCCTGGTAAATTTTTTCAAGGAAAACCCTCAGACAAAGGGTAAAAGCTAGTGATAGGGCAACTATCATCAGAAGTAGATGATGTCTCAACTGCTTGACACTGCAATAAGAGGCATATGTTAATAGAGCCAAAATTCTGTTAGCAGGCAATGGTCTGGTGACACCAAAGAGCCCATAGCAATGGTGTCTGCCATCATATCAACTTGACAAGATATCTGCTATCATATCAACTTGTCATGGTATCTGCCATGAACGAAATTCATTATTCCGGCTctcccagaagagagagagagctatggacTTGAAGGAGGAAAACTAACGAGACTACAAATATTGTGGACTCGGAAGAGAAATTT
This genomic window contains:
- the vtd gene encoding double-strand-break repair protein rad21 homolog isoform X1; amino-acid sequence: MFYAHFVLAKKGPLARIWLAAHWDKKLTKAHVFETNIEKSVDGILQPKVKMALRTSGHLLLGVVRIYSRKAKYLLADCNEAFVKIKMAFRPGMVDLPEDIREAAVSAITLPEVFHDFDTAMPELNDVDIQAQFTLNQSRAEEITMREDYGNISLVTGDDGFGDMGFEEPPDIMRDASPMDQTLDHSNLIFGEGTPLDKEKEANVSKDQDSRLAPGRADTTALDLEAPIRDDGFGGNLGQDIIAGGLFEGGLFDDTPIGDGPSLDEPKEERHDDSDDDAGDLDRFGGPPSVGPPTSDDGSRPSSPKPEVQDPAETAEAPPAENLETPAQDANDESAGHEQTTLLQNEEESFALAPVDASAIKSGWPRAKRKRKLIVDEVKNISGEEMKAQLSDTTDIVTTLDLAPPTKRLMHWKETGGVEKLFALPGRPIHARPLARIYQRHLTSEPSQNEDFGMAGDREVENLSLEVVRESDEIEIIPVKPTRGRPQKRKQAEMDMDDEEELQVLNVTTRSRSEAASERSDLNNQIMSPQAPQTPAAPAPVEEPQPPTPAAPPPELITIDEPVEVAAPHTPAPATPAPPPADIADIPSVAPQTPAPATPAAPPLQSPTSVQPETHEANQTPAHTTPFQSPVHMETENLGYIENQPPLENREYENAHPPANTPGAHSDGGPRSVYSEHPNTPGPQTRVEEEEEEEEQADDETYEQFEERVVNKRAAHMFHTIRRKIGPSKSNKGKEINFNEFVQKNNRKQVAQKFYTMLVLKKLQAVELHQESAFSDILISPGPMYDNPTL
- the vtd gene encoding double-strand-break repair protein rad21 homolog isoform X2; its protein translation is MFYAHFVLAKKGPLARIWLAAHWDKKLTKAHVFETNIEKSVDGILQPKVKMALRTSGHLLLGVVRIYSRKAKYLLADCNEAFVKIKMAFRPGMVDLPEDIREAAVSAITLPEVFHDFDTAMPELNDVDIQAQFTLNQSRAEEITMREDYGNISLVTGDDGFGDMGFEEPPDIMRDASPMDQTLDHSNLIFGEGTPLDKEKEANVSKDQDSRLAPGRADTTALDLEAPIRDDGFGGNLGQDIIAGGLFEGGLFDDTPIGDGPSLDEPKEERHDDSDDDAGDLDRFGGPPSVGPPTSDDGSRPSSPKPEVQDPAETAEAPPAENLETPAQDANDESAGHEQTTLLQNEEESFALAPVDASAIKSGWPRAKRKRKLIVDEVKNISGEEMKAQLSDTTDIVTTLDLAPPTKRLMHWKETGGVEKLFALPGRPIHARPLARIYQRHLTSEPSQNEDFGMAGDREVENLSLEVVRESDEIEIIPVKPTRGRPQKRKQAEMDMDDEEELQVLNVTTRSRSEAASERSDLNNQIMSPQAPQTPAAPAPVEEPQPPTPAAPPPELITIDEPVEVAAPHTPAPATPAPPPADIADIPSVAPQTPAPATPAAPPLQSPTSVQPETHEANQNQPPLENREYENAHPPANTPGAHSDGGPRSVYSEHPNTPGPQTRVEEEEEEEEQADDETYEQFEERVVNKRAAHMFHTIRRKIGPSKSNKGKEINFNEFVQKNNRKQVAQKFYTMLVLKKLQAVELHQESAFSDILISPGPMYDNPTL